aagagtgagagaaagttgtggtgaaagagtacagcagggttcgccaccatcccctgctggagcctcgtggagctttaggtattttcactcaataaacactcacaacacccggtctgggaatcgaaaccgcgatcctatgaccacgagtccgctgccctaaccactgggccattgtgcctccactgcatatacatacacacacataaacatacatacccatactcacataattatatgcatatatatatgaatacaattttttttatgtatgaaacaaaaaaaaaaaaggattaagtAAATAAAGAACTCAATAGCATATtataaagttaaatatttattttctaaacactGAAGTTGAAGTTTTGCCAAACAAAGCTTTTCAGGCTGGTAAATGAAtagatatttgttatatataaaggCATGTTATGGATGTTGATGAGAAAAATAGTCATAATGGAAAAAATAGAATtatcataaaaaattaaaataacaatgatggaCCAATAGAAATGGCCAAAGTGAAGTCTTTTTTGATTCCACATAGGGTGAAAATTGAGTTGTGCGTATATGGAGAAGCTTAATATAAATGTGATTGTAGGGATTGTTATTGGTAgatgaaattataaaagaaagatctttgttttaataatattattagggaagACTTAAAAAAGGTATTCAAAGTTAAGGCTGAGATAATTTAGCACAATCtcaaaaatgttttgtattttaaaatgaatttaattacaTAAAGTCATAAAAATGATTTTAGTTATAAAGTTGTAAAAATTTAGTAGTATTAAAGTGAaaagttgagttttttttttttatttacaaaattgtactattataaatactttaattgaaattaattaattttacaacAATTTAGGTATTAGAAATGTATGCCAGTATTAGaggatataataaatttatttctaatatgaaAAAGATCATAAATTGACATTAAttgaaaaaattttaatcaagaaCAACTACTAatttaacaacaaatatttttttcatttgttaaaaatACATATGAGTAAACAgttctctctactataggcacaaaggtCGGATATTTTtgggatgaatagcaaagttgacctcaacagaatttgaactcagaaacataaagctggaagaaatgccaccaagcattttgtccagcttgctaacagttctgccatcttgctgcctaacatatgtgtaaataatgatttcaaattttgacacaagggcacCCTGTTTGGGGAAAGGggtaagtccattacattgactcagtactcaactggtacttatgaaaggcaaagtcaacctaggctgaatttgaactcagaatgtgaagacagatgaaatgccgccaagcgttttgcctggcatgctaatgattctgccagctccccgcctggGATTTAAACATTTGACATACAAGTGAAcactaataaaatcaatatttggttCCTGTTATcgacattgattttattatactATGCTATGTGTATAAACAGGTAACATGAAAAAGCAAGAATTCCATATGGCAGAAATAGATCATTCTTATCTAAGTTTGTGGTTGtgattatttatattctattaGAAGTACTAAAACTAAAAATCTAGTTTAAAAGTAAACTGATTATtgggaaatgtaaaataaaattatttttaattgataaCCATTATCATAGATTTTATattcactttcccatgcttgcatgggtcagacagaatttgttgaaccAAATTTTTTTAAGGTCAGATACCCTTCATGTCACCAATCCTCAACTATTTCCAGGTAAAGTAATATCTCTCCATGGCTGGACATACTTACACAGAAgtttggaaacaaaggacacttcTTCTTTGATGGTGGCACTCATTTATGACTATGGCactatgtcaagacaagaagacacgcatatgcataaacacacacgcacgcatgcacgcagaTACAGGGTGTGACAGAAAAAACTTCCAATATTTAACATAGCTGTTTGTATGGTGCTAGTGGATTTAGGCAGGTGGCAGTACTGCCCTAAAGTTTATGCCATTTCATATTCAGTTACCATCAACATTTGGACTGCATGCATTTCctgttgaaatatttatcagCCTGTAAAATGTATGAAGTTTTTTGCTGtaccctatacatatatatatatatatttttttttccatgatttGTCAAATGTGATGTGTAttgcttatgtattcacattactttgattaatcaagcattatcctgcaggtttgagattttgatgatgcgactctttatttttagaatgaaagtGTAAGGTCAATAAGAGAAGCCAGATCTcaccaatttgaacataaaacggctagaatatttgggccagatatggtcagtttaaatgctaaagggtgaataaaatttgatacaAGTAGGTAATATGCACTTAATGTGACATCCTTCACACTACACACTTAAAAGTTAGATATGTATTCGCTTAAATCCATAAACTAAAGAAATTGGTGGTAATACACTTCATCAACAATTATTGCATTACAAAGTTTGTGCAAGAGTTTCATAAAGTCAATTGTCATGAGGAATGAAGAATGTAAGATTGAAACCAGGGTGttcagttatgtccctttacttttaaaatttaactTATTGTTATGAAAGTTGGGTAATGACTAAAAGAGTATGATCGAGAATACACGTGGTTGAAATGGGGTTTCTCTGAAGGGTCTCTGGAGTAATATTACTCAACAGGATGCATAGCTCAGAGATTAGGGAGTCTCTCCCAGTGAACTTCTCCATTTTGAGAGATCACAGCTCTGGTACTAAGGACATTGATTACAATGACACatgaaagaatcacaagatggaGTCTTCAAGCTAAGCCAACCAACAGGAGACCTAGAgatagaccaagaacaagatggttggataatatccataatttCACTTgatcatgcttgggaatccagccagaaagtgtaatgagGGTTGCATCTGATAAGATTTGATGGAGGAGGTGTCTGAGTCTCTAACCTTTCAGTTCTCTCTGGGATAGTGGACAGAGAAGATGAGTTTGTAAAATAGGAATTAATAAAGTACAAGACTCAAATATGAACAACACTAACATGTACTGGGACCAAGAAAGTTGACTAAGTTCCTGAAGGTGCTGCCCTGTATAGCTGCATAGAACCAGTAAATGCAAAATAAAGAATGTTAACTTTGTTGGATGTTGCTTGTGTTTAGcacaccttaacccttttgttaccaaatttcttttgaaataaacgacgtttgtttgaataaatttagtaaacaatgaagaatttagtaaaattactaaACTAACTTTGTCATAATtatgctggtgtttggaacaattTTACacgaaattttaatggaagattatattttagatcactttgaaacacAAAGTTTGTAACATTGAAACTAAGGACAGTCTCAtgaggttggtatcaaaatggttaaatatCAGTATtcataataagtattttatttgtAGCTTTTGACATAAATTACCGAGATCTAAAGTAAATTATAACATCTGGATATATCTGACACCAGTTATTGCACCTGAAAATATTTGATAGCATTTACTTCAGAAGAAAATTATTACGTTGTTGATTCTCTTCAACcaattacatacacatttttttttaattgttgacaTATCAAAATATCCATAACCACCATAACAGGATTTAGAGACAACACATTATAAAATGCagtaaaagtttaaaacaaaTCCATGTTATGGAGAAACTCCAACCAtgttacatacaaatgcataaatcATTTTGCAATTTTCTATGTTCtgtaatattaatttatgtcaaaatgtatttatacaagaATCTTCCTTCattcacctcctctctctctctatatatatatatatatcatatattttgtgtgtgtagtcAGATGTATGACGACTGCTACTGTTGTGTATGGAGCTCTATGtagattatcatcatccagtTTGCTTCCAGTACAGTGGTTTAATTTCATTGTGATTAAGTATCCAATTTCACTTGGAACATCCAATGTAGTGGTGAAACAGGTGAAACATATACAGGGAACAGATGATTTgaacttgtgtttatcataacGTCTCatattatgcatgcacacacacacacacacacacacacacacatacacacacacacacattaaaagtgTGACTTCACATTATAACTCTGAATTTAATGTCTTCAATCTTCAAGCATAATTTGTCTAAAGAATAGGAAATTGCTAAGAAGAATATTCAGGTAACAAAATCTATTGATATACTTAAAtgcttaaatatgtaaatatgtatataaaatacacacacacacacacacacacacacacacacacacacacacacacacacacacacacacacacacacacacacacacacacacacacacacacacacacaaatacatgcatgcatgtatatatataatgccgtTTTGTCTAGGGGGAGTCATGCCAATAAAAATTAAGATACACACTGGTTCACCACCACTTCAGTATCCATTAAATAATAGGTAAAATATAGATGTGGTATTGAACAAGTGtgtgtaatttaatttttattagccTAATGTCCCTCCCTAGACACGACAAGATTTGTtccaacacacgaattcacataaggaatcttgcaaaccaaatacatgtatgtatgtatgtatgtatgtatgtaaatctaaaattgacaaaaaacaaatgacaagTTATTGATGTGtcatatatttcattacatatcTTTCAGTATTCAGTATTAATCAAATTGATTGCAGATGCTTTCATCAGATGGAAGATATTGAAGTATAAAACCCATTGTAATATTCaccttatttatttgcttttaggTGGTATTATTTTTTGTCCTATGTATGCAGGGAATATTATGATgggttttatattttgatatcttgCATTTGATGAAATCATCTGTAACAGAGTTGATTAGTTATTGATTATTAAAATgaacataatgaaatatttgaaatatcaattacttgttttctgtcttttgttcATTTCAACTATTTGTGGCTCTTGTCACTATGTTATAACTTAATTCCATACTAATAAATGCATTATATGAAAATGGAGGGGTTTAAACCAGATGAAAATTGAACCCTAATCCCTATTGTAACTTTCAGATTTGGTGCATCAAtaaatctacatgtatatgtatgtgtgtgtgtgtatgagcacgggtatgcatgtgtgtatgtatcttgtcACCCATTCAGTGCATCAATTTACATGTATCTAcatctatggatatatatctctctctctctaggttgcatatatatatatatatatatatatatgtaagcatattgaTTTACTTAGATATTTCTAGTAGGAATGAAAAGTTCATCTTGACCCAACACTCTTTCTGTGTGATGTTTTTTGAATCTTCAGAATTTCAATACATGTAAAGTTTGTTTGAAGCCTCTGACCaaatattcatttgttatatCTTCAAAGCATCCAGCTGTCTTCAACATAAATAGGGTAGATTTGCACTAGAATATTATACACATGATGTCACTTTGACATAATATGGAGATATTTCATTTTCCGTGGAAACTTTTAAATTTCTTATGCATCCACTAAACTGTTGCGCAGTTCTGTATACAACctaagaaaagaagtaaaatagattaatacataaataatatgaataattatatatatatatatatatatatatatatgtgtgtgtgtgtgtgtgtgtatgtgtgtgtgtgtgtgtgtgtgtatatatatatatatatatatatatatatatatatatatatatatatatatacacacacacatgcatacatacacacatatgtatgtatgtacataccttcatctacatgtacatataggtatacatacatatatagatacatgtatatatatatacatacatatacatacatatatatataNNNNNNNNNNatatatatatatatatatatatttatatatatttatgaatacatatatgcattcatacacacacacaagagccagtccagtggtactggcaacgatctcgctcgaaagtccttacacatgccacgggcacaagtgtcagaaaggtgacgctgggcacaggtgccatcacgatttcgctttcgcttgctccaacaggtcttcgcaagaggagtttagtgtccaatgaaggaaaggaacgcataagtgggctggctacacccctggcagaggccttggatttaggtctcacttggcttgccgatgcatacatacatacatacatgcatatactagctgacgtacctggtaattcctgggaaagcgggacttatcccttggttccattctcataattgtttagctaatccaataacaacaatacaacatatgtagcccttaaaatggtttttgtgcatttactgAGAATACTGAACTGTTTTAcataggatcttgtttttaggaattcccaataagttatgaatacccaaattgtgaagtcattTGAATTTAAAGCATTTGTGGGAGGATATTTGATGAAAGCAACTGGATCTGTGAAGCACAAAAAATTGGATTACTTCAGAACAATGCATCTTATCACAGAGCTCTCCTCACTCTTGAGCCtcccaccaaaaacaacatggtatcacttctacacccatcctattcaccagatttagcacctgcagataTCCATCTCTTCCCCACagtgaaaatgcagctcaaagttcactattttaacaccattgttgagatccagagcgaGTTGCAGAACTTATGGAAAACGACtttcaggctggattccaaaagtggtaggaatgctgggactggtgtattgctgggCAATACATTgattatttcaaaggagatgatgttaaaacctaggtaaataagttattttttattaagcatgactagtcctggaactttttgaCAACacctcataaatatataaacagcagttGTATACAATAAGTATACCATAACACATTTAGCTACTGAAAGTAGCAAAATCAAATAACTGCCCTCAACTTTCATCATCATGTCCTCAAGACAGCTCTGGAACCTtgcacatgcattcctcactgcgTTCCTAGTAAGTTCTTTGAACATCTCTTTCTTTTTGACCACCAGCTCAAATTTGGTATTGCagacagagtggttggtgtctttctcaaccatgctCTACACATAGTAATCTATAGATTACAATCAGGAGAATTAGGGGGCCCAGAAATGGGAGCTGATGAAGCTGtaaaaattctctgacaaccacatCTGACTATTTCCAGAAGTATGGCAAAGATCTAAATCTTGCTGTCAAATATATGGCCTTTAAGTAGCAAACCTCTACAGCAGCCTCACCTAACTGTGTGAATTGAGCCTAACGACATGGCAATCATTTCCAGCATGCAGACGTGGTTGTGTGCTTTCCTGCTGGCCACAGCTTCATAGTCCCCATTGCAACTGTCCATGTTGTACCTTACAACTtttacaatgttcacagagcattgagcagcagtcatgatgttggcatttcaATATCTGGCATGTATTATTTTGACACACATAActctttttaaaaattgagaaaaatggaTGCAGATATGAATGTGTGATTAAGTTTCATAACTACATGGcacctggttcaatcccactgtttagttttttttgttttttttgcgcccttttaaagcctagccaggcacatgggcccggtttcccggtttcaatggcgaatgtgttccccagctggacgggacaccagtccattgcagcgttactcatttttgccagctgagtggactggagcaacgtgaaatgaagtgttttgctcaagaacacaatgtgtcgcccggtccaggaatcgaaaccacaatcttacgatcatggtgctgacaccctaaccactaagccacgtgcctccccACTGTTTAGTACCTTGGTTAAATGCCTTTTACCAAAGTAGCATCGACTCTACTAAAGCCTTGGAATggaaatttgatagatagaaactacaTGGAATGCTACCCAGGGTGGTAGTCATAATCCATTGGTTTGGATATCCCAATGCTTTTGGGTACCTTTGGATGCAAGCATTTGAGACAAGTTTCTGACTTAAAGATAACTTCTTTCCTTTCCCACATCTAGGAATTGTAAGACAAGATGATAGAAGATTTGAGCAAAGGAATCCAGACTTTGGCAAGAGAGATGGGTGTTGCCATCATGAAGCTGGACCTTCACTACTACTTGTACAAGTGGTGCAAGGGGCAAATTCCAACAGCCcttctttctttattaattaagaaataatgaaGGTAACATAAAAAGGACTGACCTCCAATGATGTTATCACTTTGCGACCCCAATCAGCTTTTCCAACACTGCCAAAAACCATTGATGTAAATCCTCCGCAGCTCAGTTGATATTCACTGTGGTATTCTTTACCATCAAGCTCAAATTTAGCTTGCACATTCTCTCTTGAATATCGAATCTGCAAATTAATTAATGTGtaattaatgtgaaaaaaaatataaagacatatttTGGGACAGTGTAGCTAAAAGGAATTTACATAATGTAGATATGAGAACATTGGAATAGATGCTTGATAATAAcaagttgatttatttatttggggTTATGTTGACCTGATCAGTTCCATAGCCAATTCTGGAAACAGATCAAAATAGCCATATCCACAATTCAACTGATACAGATATTCACAACTACCACACCACTTTGTCAAGAGGCCTTGGCTTTGCaagttacatggtgacctcactagtgttggggccacaaaaataacactgactacattctgtaaagtggctggcattaggaagagtatctagACAAAGAAAACCTTGTTAAAACAGACAGTGAATGCAGGCCTCTGCTCATCAGATCCTGCTGAACTGTTTAACATATACCAGCATGGAATATagaattaaataatgatggtaatgatgatgatgaagatgatgatgatgatgacgaagatgatgatgatgatgacgatggcaagTCAGTCCAGAGCAATGACAGAAGTCAGACAAACAAAACCAGCTCTGTTGTAAAGTTCATCTATCCAGGTACAGAGTTAGATCTAAAGGCTGGCTGACTTAGGCTTCAAATTATCCATGGATgagattaataaaattatatattagtgTGACTaaaaaagagaggagaaattTTAATGAGAGAGATGTCACAGAGATTGTATACTACATACTGGAATTGGACCTCTGTTAGAATAGTCTTGCTATAAGAGATCCTCCTCCtcttgaacctgaaaggatgagaaagcaaagttgaccttggtgagatttgaacttagaacattaagagccagaagaaatacccttaagcattttgtctgatgtgctaatgattctgccagctcaccaactttacatatttccatctatcaatctcTACCTACTAATCTTGGTAGGGTTGCGGGGATGGAGTCCTCAGGTACTCTGACATAGGGAACTATCAGAAGTAGCAATTTTTACACttttcctttacatatatatggacagacTAACTGTGAagttaattttttcaaaatataattcaaacaaaAAATGAAGTTCAGAATACTACTTACTTTGTGCCATTTGTCATCATTAACATGTATCTTGGGAATGGTCAATGTTGCATGGCTTTGGCTACATCGAATTGTATAGACGAGGTAACCATGGAATATTTGAATTGCCATGATTTCTGATTTGTCGTTTCGCCGATTCATATAAAGCAACAGTGCATCCTTAGATGAAGTACGGAACTCAAATTCAATTGTGCCcctgaattataaaaaaaaaaataaaagttgaataaTTATCTACATCAGGAGTTCTCAACTATTCTTTTGACTGTGTGGTACATTGCAGGTGACACGAAAAAAA
This DNA window, taken from Octopus bimaculoides isolate UCB-OBI-ISO-001 chromosome 9, ASM119413v2, whole genome shotgun sequence, encodes the following:
- the LOC106877246 gene encoding uncharacterized protein LOC106877246; this translates as MNSRIYFGQGNNIKCCLHSLCLLFTSIIAVTHARVCRSNIDASGTSGVKIEPVAGSLFEIDFKNEFYEKGTIEFEFRTSSKDALLLYMNRRNDKSEIMAIQIFHGYLVYTIRCSQSHATLTIPKIHVNDDKWHKIRYSRENVQAKFELDGKEYHSEYQLSCGGFTSMVFGSVGKADWGRKVITSLEVVYRTAQQFSGCIRNLKVSTENEISPYYVKVTSCV